A window of Ranitomeya variabilis isolate aRanVar5 chromosome 2, aRanVar5.hap1, whole genome shotgun sequence contains these coding sequences:
- the LOC143805569 gene encoding uncharacterized protein LOC143805569 encodes MKDRFNKDLRAEKSAASGSGARHRLYKYHRVLAFLRPVLLMRTTHCTTVATGSGAVLQPAATDPSQPSSSAAPGGSSTLTGDQGAGPSGLPLSQSSFAAPIFAGSSRQRQRASDRSLMPKFLHLSSVLHEAIKALGDRMDVTHNLLNCRIQDVAKSVDQLKADLKKPAHHFFNQILEGMSEHLSPDLQLSVMQACNVAFVQAMQQSQSRNVAAYPTVPSLSQVNTIPTSAAYHCTATSIPSTGVLHYSANTMTSAVGHPTATTVTTAAPAWTSSADTTMTQDPGVAYRPGTLPMQQDPSMQYRTGPPQMQQDPGLAFRTGPTPMQQDRGLAYLTGPTPMQQDRGVAFRAGHPPMQQDPSMAYRTGPPMMQHDQAIPFQAGPTLMQQDPSMAFCSPPPAMQQDNGMGFVSPPQRGTRILEGFLFPPPQRGTRTQAGVYLSPHWTQTLPSAPQWRLTVWRRVLTCLPPTLYNIAQEDFPQPGKPNVKLAKCIKNKKL; translated from the exons atgaaggaccgcttcaacaaggacctacgtgcagagaagagtgcagctagtggttccggagcaaggcaccggctctacaaataccaccgtgtgttggccttcctgagaccggtccttctcatgagaac cacacactgcacgactgttgccacaggttctggagcggtccttcagccggcagccacggacccgtcccagccatccagcagcgcagcaccaggtgggtcttccacactcactggagaccagggggctggcccatcaggtcttcccctttcgcagtcctctttcgctgcacccatttttgcgggctcatcccggcagcgacagagggcttcggataggtccctcatgcccaagtttttacacttgagctcggttttacatgaagctatcaaggctttaggtgacagaatggatgtgacccataatctcttaaattgccgcatccaggatgtcgccaaaagcgttgatcaattgaaagccgacctcaagaagccagctcatcattttttcaatcaaatcctagagggcatgtcggaacaccttagccctgatctccagctgagtgtgatgcaggcctgcaatgttgcttttgtgcaggctatgcagcagagtcagagtcgtaatgtggcggcatatccaactgtgccgtcactgtcacaagtaaacactattcctacctctgctgcataccactgcacggccacctctattccctctacaggtgtactccactacagcgccaacacgatgacgagtgctgttggacatcccaccgccaccaccgtgacgaccgctgctccggcttggacctcctccgctgacaccaccatgacgcaggaccctggcgtggcttatcggcccggcaccctcccgatgcagcaggacccatccatgcaatatcggaccggcccaccccagatgcagcaggacccaggcctggcatttcggaccggacccaccccgatgcagcaggaccgaggcctggcatATCTGACCGGAccaaccccgatgcagcaggaccgaggagttgctttccgggcaggacaccccccgatgcagcaggacccatccatggcgtatcgcaccgggccccccatgatgcagcacgaccaagccatacctttccaggcaggacccaccctgatgcagcaggaTCCATCCATGGCTTTctgttcccccccaccagcaatgcagcaggacaatggtatgggatttgtttcccccccccaacgaggcaccaggatcctggaagggtttttgtttccccccccccaacgaggcaccaggacccaggcgggagtttatctttccccccattggactcagacattgccgagcgctccacaatggagactgactgtgtggagacgggtcctgacgtgtctcccgcccacactttacaacatagcccaagaagacttcccccaacccggaaaacccaacgtaaaactggcaaaatgcataaaaaacaaaaaactttga